TCTTTTCCCGATGAGGTCGGTCTCCAAATTCCATTTTCATCTCGGAATTGAAAACCTTTTTTCTCTAAAATCAAGTTGATTTCTGCTCCAGACATTCCCGTCATTTTTCCAAGTTCCGTCGGTAAAAAATATGAGTTTTCAAAATTCTTTCCAAGTTTTTTAAGTAGAGATTCGTCGGTTTGATTTTTGTGCAAAGTATCAAGTTCAATTTGTTCGATTAGATTCAATTCACGGAATTTTGTCAAAATTTGGATTCCAACTTCAACAATTTCTAAACTTTTTTGCGGAGTCAATTTTTCAGTTTCAATTTTTTTCTCAATCGAATACGAACCAGTTTTACGAATTTCTGGTAAGACTTCTTCAAAAATCCACTCTTCAATTTTTTCAGCTTCTGGAATTCGAGATTTGATAATCAGTCTCCAAACATCAGGTTCAGGAATAATTCGAGTTTGTGGGTCTAATTTAAGGGTGTCCATTTTGGACACCCCCCTCTAACTCACCAAGAACTTCGACTTTTTTACAATGTGTTCTGATTGCTTTTGCAGTTTCAACATAACCTAAAAGAGATGCAATATCTTTAGCAATAAAAAGCTCTTTTCCATTTATTAAGAGAATTCTTATAGCAGAGTTGTTAAAATGTTCAGTTAAAAGATTCATTTTGCAAACTTTAAATTTGAATTTTTAAGGTAGATTGAAAGTGCAATGTCTTTCTACCTATTTGATATTTTATAACTATTAATCTTAAATAAAAGTTAAAATACGGTTCTTGCAATCTATAATATTCCAAAAGGTGATTTTATTGAAAGATAATGAATATAGTAAAACTACGATAAATTTACAAAAAGAGACAAAAATAAATGCTCTAAAAATTGCAAAGAAAAAAGGAATAACAACAATGACAACATTAATGAATATTCTTTTAGCTGAATATGTTGAAAAAAATATAACTTACATTCAAAATAAATAGGTTTTTCAAATTAAGAAGTCCTGAAATAAATTCAGGACAAGCCCTAAAACAAATTTATGTTGAATTGGAGACAAGTTTATGCTGAATTTATTTCAGTATCAAAACAAATTCAGTATTTATTCTGAATTCAGTTCAGAACAAGCACAAAAAACGGAATCGAGACTTCAGTCTCGTTTTGAATGGGGATTTCCCCGAGTTTATTCAAACTTGATTTCTCTGTTCGGCAAAAGTTTTCTGATTTCACTTTTCTGAGATTTGCTCAAACTATTGTAAGTTAAATCAAGTTTTTTGATATTTGATGAAACAGATTTTAGATTTTCTTCCCACCAATAAAGTTCTGTAAGGTTTGTGAGATTTCCGATCCAATTTGGGATTTTTGTCAATTTGTTTCCACCCAACATGAGACTTTCCAATTTTGTTAGATTTTCAATCTCTGTTGGAATTTCACTCAAATTATTGAGTTGAAGGTTTAAATATGTCAAATTTATAAAATTTCCAATCCACTTTGGAATGAAATTAATCTTATTTTTTCTTAAATCAAGTTCTTTAAGATTG
Above is a genomic segment from Thiovulum sp. ES containing:
- a CDS encoding prophage antirepressor (PFAM: BRO family, N-terminal domain); translation: MDTLKLDPQTRIIPEPDVWRLIIKSRIPEAEKIEEWIFEEVLPEIRKTGSYSIEKKIETEKLTPQKSLEIVEVGIQILTKFRELNLIEQIELDTLHKNQTDESLLKKLGKNFENSYFLPTELGKMTGMSGAEINLILEKKGFQFRDENGIWRPTSSGK
- a CDS encoding prophage antirepressor (PFAM: BRO family, N-terminal domain), which translates into the protein MNLLTEHFNNSAIRILLINGKELFIAKDIASLLGYVETAKAIRTHCKKVEVLGELEGGVQNGHP